Part of the Leptolyngbya sp. BL0902 genome, ACACAGCAAATGAACCAGCCCGCAACGGCTGGTTTTTATTTAGATAAGCTGGGTTGACACCAGAATCAAAAAACAGCGTCAAGTTTTTGGGCATTCTCGTACAACCCCTAATCCCGTGCTACCTTAATGAATGGTTCTCCTGAGGGGATCAGCAACATCCATCAGCATCGGATGAGTCATCATCCACCGCTGGGGATCAACGATTTTGCCGAAGGCAACGTTTGGGCAGAGAGGCGACATGGCACTGAAAGCAATGGTGACATTGTTAGCTAAGTCGTAGACTTCGAGCAGGACATTCCTGGCAGAAAGCAGCGGCTGATTTTTATTTAGCCCTCTTTTCAAAGTCACAAGTACGCCTTGTTTTAAACCCATTTCCCTTAAGAAAATCAAATTTTAGGTATCAGGTTAGCAATGTTGATGATTTGGCCTAGCCGCCAGCCATCCCATTCTCCGGTATAGATGCAGGCTTAGATTGTTGGAACACGAGAGGTATCTTAAGATGTCAATCCGTCTTTATGTTGGCAATCTCTCTAGAGATTTGCAGCGTCCAGATTTTGAAAACGTTTTTGCGCCCTACAACGATGATCTGGTCTCTGTAAAACTTATTTCCGACAAAAAAACAGGCAAATGTCGGGGTTTTGGGTTTGTGACGGTGAAGACCGAAGAGAAAGCCGACGAGATTGTGGCCCAACTCAATGGCCACGTCTTGGAAGAACTTCCCCTCAAAATTGAGAAAGCCCTACCCCGCACGAAGGCCGAGCCCGAAGCCGAGGCGCGGGAAACCAGCAGCAATAGCGGCGGCAAGCGTGCTCGTAGCAATAACCGTAAGACCAATAATGCGGCGACCACCGTTTCTTCAGCTAGTACGACCGCACAACCGGATCCTCGCTGGGCCAATCAGTTGGAGCAACTGAAAGCCATGCTAGCCGCCCAAACGACGGCATCCTAGCATCACCCCTCAGGGGATCTAGCTAAAAGCGGGTTCTTTTGGAGTCCCATCATTGTTCAAACGCCGTCAGGCTAAAAACCCTGACGGTTTTTTGTTGGGCTGTTGGCCCATCCTGGGTTGGCTGGTCATGGGTTGCCCTATCCCACAACGGCGGCGCTAGCTCTGGCCCTCGGCGAGGGTTTTGAGGCGTTGCAACTGGGCTTGCATATCGCGCTGAGTCCAGGGGGCCGCTACCTGGTGAAAGCCCCAGGCCACTAGGGGATTGGGAATCTCAAACTCAAAGCGATTCAGCAGAATGGTGCCCTGGGGGGTGGGGTCGTACTGCCAACGGTCTTGGCCGTGGAAAAAGCCCTCAAAGGCCCAGACAATTAGCCCCGGTGCTCGATCCACCACGGTGCAGCGAAGACTGGGCTGCCACAGAGGAATTTGTAGCTGAAATCGACAGCGGCTTCCCGGTTGGATATCCCATGGGTCAATGGGTTCGCACCGCAGGGCGGGGTTGAGCCAGCGATGCATCCAGTCCAAATCGGTGAAGCAACGATCCACCCTGGCGGGATCTGCTCGGATAGTGATCGACTGTTGGAATACGGTGGCGGTGGACATAGTGA contains:
- a CDS encoding SRPBCC family protein, whose protein sequence is MSTATVFQQSITIRADPARVDRCFTDLDWMHRWLNPALRCEPIDPWDIQPGSRCRFQLQIPLWQPSLRCTVVDRAPGLIVWAFEGFFHGQDRWQYDPTPQGTILLNRFEFEIPNPLVAWGFHQVAAPWTQRDMQAQLQRLKTLAEGQS
- a CDS encoding RNA recognition motif domain-containing protein codes for the protein MSIRLYVGNLSRDLQRPDFENVFAPYNDDLVSVKLISDKKTGKCRGFGFVTVKTEEKADEIVAQLNGHVLEELPLKIEKALPRTKAEPEAEARETSSNSGGKRARSNNRKTNNAATTVSSASTTAQPDPRWANQLEQLKAMLAAQTTAS